The following nucleotide sequence is from Streptomyces sp. NBC_00237.
GAGGGCATGGCCACCGCACGAGGCCGCGTACCCCAACACTCCGTCCTGCGAAGGGAATTGCCGCATGGAGAGCAACCCGGAATCGATCGCTCCTCCCGACTCATGGGAGTACACCCTCACCCTGCCGCACAGCGCCATCGGCCCCGGCGTCGCCCGCAGTACGGTCCGGTCGATCCTCGTCCGGCACGCACTCGACGGCCTCGCGGACACCGCCGAGCTGCTGACCGGCGAACTGTGCGGCAACGCCTACCGCCACACCGTCGGCCCCGCGAGCGTTCGGGTGAGCTGGCGGAAGCGGACGTTGTACGTCGGCGTCCGTGACACCAGCAACGCCCTGCCCCGGCAGGCCCGGCCGGACGGGAGCTTCGAGGACGGCCGGGGGCTGCTCCTGGTGAGCCTCTGCGCGCATGCCTGGGGCAGCCGTCCAGCGAACCCGGGCAAGGTGACCTGGTTCGAGCTGCGGGAGTGATCCGGCGCGGGGCCCGGACGGCGAACAGCCCCCGGCGCCGGGCCGGGGGCTGTGCTGTCTGCGCTGGTCAGGACCTACTTGGGCAGGTTCCGCGCCATCACGATGCGCTGGACCTGGTTCGTTCCTTCGTAGATTTGTGTGATTTTCGCGTCGCGCATCATCCGCTCCACCGGGTAGTCCCGCGTGTAGCCGTACCCGCCGAGGAGCTGGATCGCGTCCAGCGTGATCTCCATGGCCGCGTCCGACGCGTAGCACTTCGCGGCAGCGCCGAAGAAGGTCAGGTCCTCCTTCTCGCCCCCGGCGGACACGCGCTCCGACTTGGCCGCAGCCGCGTAGGTGAGCTGGCGGGCCGCCTCCAGCTTCATGGCCATGTCCGCGAGCATGAACTGCACGCCCTGGAAGTCGCCGATCGGCTTGCCGAACTGCTTGCGCTCCTGGACGTAACCCTTGGCGTAGTCGAGAGCGCCCTGCGCGATGCCGAGCGCCTGGGCGGCGATCGTGATGCGGGTGTGGTCCAGGGTCTTCATCGCCGTGGCGAAGCCCGTGCCCTCCTCGCCGATCATGCGGTCGGCCGGGATGCGCACGTTGTCGAGGTAGACCTCGCGGGTCGGCGAGCCCTTGATGCCGAGCTTCTTCTCCGGCGCACCGAAGGAGACCCCCTCGTCGGACTTCTCCACGACGAAGGCGGAAATGCCCTTCGAGCGCTTCTCGGGGTCCGTGACGGCCATGACCGTGTAGTACTCGGACTCGCCCGCGTTCGTGATCCAGCGCTTCACACCGTTGAGGACCCAGTAGTCGCCGTCACGGACCGCGCGCGTCTTCATGCCCGCCGCGTCCGAGCCCGCGTCGGGCTCGGAGAGGCAGTACGAGAACATCGCTTCACCCTTGGCCAGCGGGGCCAGGTACTTCTTCTTCAGGTCCTCGGAGCCGGAGAGGATCACCGGCAGCGAGCCCAGCTTGTTGACGGCCGGGATCAGCGAGGAGGAGGCGCAGACGCGGGCCACCTCCTCGATCACGATGACCGTCGCCAGGGCGTCCGCGCCCGCGCCGCCGAACTCCTCGGGGACGTGCACCGCCTGGAGGTCCGCCGCGACCAGCGCGTCCAGGGCCTCGCGCGGGAAGCGGGCGTTCTCGTCGACCTCGGCCGCGTACGGGGCGATCTTCGCCTCGGCGAGCGCGCGCACCGTGTCGCGGAGCATGTCGTGCTCCTCGGACGTCCGGTACAGGTCGAAATCGGGCGAACCTGCCAAGGTCTCTCAACTCCCCAAGGGTGCTAACTACCGTTAAGTAACCATGATTTTAGAGGGTGGGGGTCGGCTGTGGATACGTGAGTTTGCCGACAGGTCCCGACCCCGGGCAGAACCTCCCCTTACGGGCACCCGGATATGCTCGGGCGCGTTGTCCCGCCCGTACCTCTAGGAGCACCACATGGCCCTCAGGATCACCGTGATCGGCACCGGCTACCTCGGCGCCACCCACGCCGCGGCGATGGCGGAGCTCGGGTTCGAGGTGCTCGGGCTCGACGTCGTGCCCGAGAAGATCGAGATGCTGGCCGCCGGGCGCGTCCCGATGTACGAACCGGGTCTTGAGGAGCTGCTCCACCAGCACGTGGCGGGGATCCCGGGCTCGACCGGGCGGCTGCGGTTCACGATGGACTGGGCGGAGGTGGGGGAGTTCGGCGACGTGCACTTCGTATGTACGAACACCCCGCAGAAGCACGGTGAGTACGCGTGCGACATGAGCTACGTGAACAGCGCGTTCGCCTCCCTCGCCCCGCACCTGAAGAGCGACGCGCTCGTGGTCGGCAAGTCGACCGTGCCCGTCGGGTCGGCGGCCCGGCTGAAGCAGCTGCTGGCCGAGCAGGCCCCCGAGGGCGTCGAGCTGGCGTGGAACCCGGAGTTCCTGCGCGAGGGCTTCGCGGTCCAGGACACCCTGCACCCGGACCGCCTCGTCGCCGGGGTCGAGAGCGAGCGCGCCGAGAAGATCCTGCGCGAGGTGTACGCCACCCCGATCGCGGAGGGCTCGCCCTTCGTGGTGACGGACTTCCCGACGGCGGAGCTGGTGAAGACCGCCGCGAACTCCTTCCTCGCGACGAAGATCTCGTTCATCAACGCCATGGCCGAGGTGTGCGAGGCCGCTGACGGCGACGTGGTGAAGCTGGCGGAGGCGATCGGGTACGACGAGCGGATCGGGCCCAAGTTCCTGCGGGCCGGGATCGGCTTCGGCGGCGGGTGCCTGCCGAAGGACATCCGCGCCTTCATGGCGCGCGCCGGCGAGCTCGGGGCCGACCAGGCGCTGACCTTCCTCCGCGAGGTCGACTCCATCAACATGCGCCGCCGCGGGCACATGGTCGAGCTGGCCAGGGAAGCGCTGGGTGACGCCGGCTTCCTCGGCCGCCGGGTCGCCGTGCTCGGCGCTACCTTCAAGCCGGACTCCGACGACGTACGGGACTCGCCCGCGCTGAACGTCGCCGGGCAGATCCACCTCCAGGGCGGCCAGGTCACCGTGTACGACCCCAAGGGCATGGCCAACGCCCGCCGGGTCTTCCCGACCCTCGGTTACGCCGACTCCGCCCTCGACGCGGTGCGCGGAGCTGACGTCGTGCTCCACCTCACCGAGTGGCGCGAGTTCCGCGACCTGGACCCGGCGGAGCTGGGCGCGGTCGTCGCGCGGAAGCTCATCCTGGACGGCCGCAACGCCCTCGACGCCGCCCAGTGGCGCGAGGCGGGCTGGAGCTTCCGCGCGATGGGCCGCCCCAGGGCCTGACGGCTCCCGGTCCCTAGGCGTCCAGGTCCTCGACGCGCGCCGTCGACGGGCTCCGGCGCTCCTGCGCGGCGCGTGCGGTGAACTCCGCGTCGCGCAGCACTCGCTGGAGGTTCTCCCAGGTCAGGCGGGCGAGGTCGGCCTCGGGCCAGCCCCGGTCCAGGAGTTCCGCGATGAGGTACGGGTAGGAGCCCGCGTCCCGCAGCGCCCCGGGGTGGACCGTGCCCGTGTCGTACGTACCGGAGAGTCCGACGCATCCCGGGCCCGCCAGGGAACGCACGTGGTCGAGGTGGTCGGCGACGTCCCGGACCGCCGGGCCCGTGCGGGCGGCGTCGAAGGGCACCATGCACAGGCCGCCGTTCTCGCGCAGGGCCGCCAGGACGTCGTCGGGGGCGTTGGCCGGGTGCGGGGTGACGGCGTGCGCGCCCGAACGGGTCAGGATCACCGGGGCGCGGGAGACCGTGAGCGTGGCGTGCATCGTCGCCGGGGCGGTGCCGCTGAGGTCGACGAGCATGCCGACCCGGTTCATCTCCCGTACGACTTCCTGGCCGAAGCGGGTGAGACCGGTGGGCGGCGCCCAGGTGACGCCGGTCAGCGTGAGGACGCGGACGCCGAGCGCGTGCAGGGCGCGCAGGGTGCCCAGCGAGGAGCCGATCGCGGGGGCCTCGGCGGGGCCGAGCAGGGAGGCGATGCGGCCGCAGCAGCGGGCGTCGCCGACCTCGCCCGAGTTCAGGGCGATGCGCAGGGCTTCCGGGTAGGCGGCGACCATGGCGCGCACGTGGTCGATGTTCTCCAGTACGCCGCTGACCGCGCAGCCGGCGGCCTCCTCCGGGTGCAGCGACCAGAACTGGGCGCCGACGCCGCCCGCGCGCAGCCTGGGGATGTCCGTGTCCAGGGTGGATTCGCCGAGCTCTATGTCCGACCAGGGCGCGGACCATATGGCCCGTGCGAGCCCGTTGTGGCCGTCGGCGACGGGGTGCGCGGCGAGGACCTCGCGGGCCCGGGCCAGGGAGCCCTCGGAGGGGGCCGCC
It contains:
- a CDS encoding acyl-CoA dehydrogenase gives rise to the protein MAGSPDFDLYRTSEEHDMLRDTVRALAEAKIAPYAAEVDENARFPREALDALVAADLQAVHVPEEFGGAGADALATVIVIEEVARVCASSSLIPAVNKLGSLPVILSGSEDLKKKYLAPLAKGEAMFSYCLSEPDAGSDAAGMKTRAVRDGDYWVLNGVKRWITNAGESEYYTVMAVTDPEKRSKGISAFVVEKSDEGVSFGAPEKKLGIKGSPTREVYLDNVRIPADRMIGEEGTGFATAMKTLDHTRITIAAQALGIAQGALDYAKGYVQERKQFGKPIGDFQGVQFMLADMAMKLEAARQLTYAAAAKSERVSAGGEKEDLTFFGAAAKCYASDAAMEITLDAIQLLGGYGYTRDYPVERMMRDAKITQIYEGTNQVQRIVMARNLPK
- a CDS encoding UDP-glucose/GDP-mannose dehydrogenase family protein — its product is MALRITVIGTGYLGATHAAAMAELGFEVLGLDVVPEKIEMLAAGRVPMYEPGLEELLHQHVAGIPGSTGRLRFTMDWAEVGEFGDVHFVCTNTPQKHGEYACDMSYVNSAFASLAPHLKSDALVVGKSTVPVGSAARLKQLLAEQAPEGVELAWNPEFLREGFAVQDTLHPDRLVAGVESERAEKILREVYATPIAEGSPFVVTDFPTAELVKTAANSFLATKISFINAMAEVCEAADGDVVKLAEAIGYDERIGPKFLRAGIGFGGGCLPKDIRAFMARAGELGADQALTFLREVDSINMRRRGHMVELAREALGDAGFLGRRVAVLGATFKPDSDDVRDSPALNVAGQIHLQGGQVTVYDPKGMANARRVFPTLGYADSALDAVRGADVVLHLTEWREFRDLDPAELGAVVARKLILDGRNALDAAQWREAGWSFRAMGRPRA
- a CDS encoding ATP-binding protein, which gives rise to MESNPESIAPPDSWEYTLTLPHSAIGPGVARSTVRSILVRHALDGLADTAELLTGELCGNAYRHTVGPASVRVSWRKRTLYVGVRDTSNALPRQARPDGSFEDGRGLLLVSLCAHAWGSRPANPGKVTWFELRE
- a CDS encoding dipeptidase, with protein sequence MALLQDDPHTTPAVGAPDSVTDSVTDAPAVTEAPEAAPSEGSLARAREVLAAHPVADGHNGLARAIWSAPWSDIELGESTLDTDIPRLRAGGVGAQFWSLHPEEAAGCAVSGVLENIDHVRAMVAAYPEALRIALNSGEVGDARCCGRIASLLGPAEAPAIGSSLGTLRALHALGVRVLTLTGVTWAPPTGLTRFGQEVVREMNRVGMLVDLSGTAPATMHATLTVSRAPVILTRSGAHAVTPHPANAPDDVLAALRENGGLCMVPFDAARTGPAVRDVADHLDHVRSLAGPGCVGLSGTYDTGTVHPGALRDAGSYPYLIAELLDRGWPEADLARLTWENLQRVLRDAEFTARAAQERRSPSTARVEDLDA